Proteins encoded by one window of Scatophagus argus isolate fScaArg1 chromosome 8, fScaArg1.pri, whole genome shotgun sequence:
- the pik3cd gene encoding phosphatidylinositol 4,5-bisphosphate 3-kinase catalytic subunit delta isoform isoform X2, giving the protein MPPGKYGMQEEWEKEGDQGIVMDFLLPTGIFLKFPVSRNDTIKSIKKMVWKNARSEALFSALGDPDAYVFTCINQTAEREELEEESRRISDVRPFMCVLRLVAREGDRVEKLTNTQISLLIGKGLHEFEAQKNHEVNEFRTKMRTFCEEKAQQRQMLPWQQWMEYSFPCNLEPCCSPPECANVKSRNTKIFINVKFEACEESFMLQQDPQDLPVALMRSALKKKATVFRSVRQEPEDYTLQVNGRWEFIYGKHPLCQFKYIFSCLRNGQKPHLTMVQHSTIRKYQEEQGRMCSQVYKSRSLSRPPPLPLKKNTSSLWSINEPFHIHLLQGSRVNADEGMKLVVQAGLFHGSELLCKVVTSSEVTVCSEPLWDQKLEFDINVADLPRMSRLCFALYAVIEKAKKPRGTKKKNKKADCPIAWVNTMVFDYKDQLKTGDFLLSTWPSVPDDKGDLLNPMGTVEKNPNVDSAAGLLIRFPNIRPHPLYYPPLDKISDMERNGDASIATKEEYMKLKEIMDNKNYTEFFEDEKELLWKLRAEVRNRYPESLSKILLITKWNKREDVVQMVSLLRNWPDLPAIHALELLDYSFPDPVVRSFTIKCLRKLSDDDLLQYLIQLVQVLKYESYLDCDLTTFLLERALSNRRIGHFLFWHLRSEIHVASVSLRFGLILEAYCRGNIHHIKLLTKQNEALGKMKALSDLVKSGSQKTTVDDLKLCIRQESYLEALSDLLSPLNPSIILAEICADKCRFMDSKMKPLWLMYKNPGTQGDMMGIIFKNGDDLRQDMLTLQMIWLMENLWKKEGLDLRMIPYGCLSTGNKTGLIEVVKGSDTIANIQRNSSNSAATAAFNKDALLNWLKSKNPEDKLDQAIEEFTLSCAGYCVATYVLGIGDRHNDNIMIRETGQLFHIDFGHFLGNFKRKLGINRERVPFILTYDFVHVIQQGRTNNSEKFERFREYCERAYKILCRNGTLFVNLFAMMKAAGLPELTSSKDIQYLKDSLALGKSEEEALKNFKVKFNEALRESWKTKVNWMMHSLAKDNRP; this is encoded by the exons ATGCCCCCGGGGAAGTATGGGATGCAGGAGGAatgggagaaggagggggaCCAGGGGATCGTGATGGACTTCCTGCTGCCTACTGGGATCTTCCTCAAATTCCCTGTGTCTCGAAATGACACCATCAAAAGCATCAAAAAA ATGGTTTGGAAAAATGCCAGAAGCGAGGCCCTGTTCAGTGCACTGGGTGACCCCGACGCATACGTCTTCACCTGCATTAaccagacagcagagagggaggaactGGAAGAGGAATCGAGGCGCATAAGCGATGTGCGACCCTTCATGTGTGTTCTGAGGCTGGTGGCGAGGGAGGGCGACCGAGTGGAGAAACTCACCAACACCCAGATTAGCCTGTTAATTGGCAAAG GGCTGCATGAGTTTGAGGCCCAGAAAAACCACGAGGTGAATGAGTTTCGGACTAAGATGCGTACATTTTGCGAGGAGAAGGCTCAGCAGCGGCAgatgttgccatggcaacagtggATGGAATACAGCTTCCCATGTAACCTGGAGCCATGCTGCTCTCCGCCGGAGTGTGCGAATGTGAAGTCaagaaacacaaagattttCATCAACGTCAAGTTTGAGGCTTGTGAA GAAAGCTTCATGCTGCAGCAGGACCCTCAGGACCTCCCAGTGGCTCTGATGAGGAGCGCCCTAAAGAAGAAGGCGACCGTCTTTCGCTCAGTGCGGCAGGAGCCCGAGGACTACACCTTGCAGGTCAATGGGAGGTGGGAGTTCATCTATGGGAAACACCCCTTGTGCCAATTCAAA taCATCTTCTCTTGTTTGAGAAATGGCCAAAAGCCTCATCTAACCATGGTGCAGCACTCCACCATCCGCAAATATCAGGAGGAGCAGGGCCGAATGTGCAGCCAGGTATACAAGAGTCGCTCCTTGTCCAGACCTCCTCCACTACCACTGAAGAAG AATACCTCCTCTTTGTGGTCCATCAATGAGCCTTTTCACATTCACCTGCTGCAGGGCAGCCGAGTCAATGCAGATGAAGGAATGAAG CTTGTGGTACAGGCTGGTCTGTTCCATGGCAGTGAACTGCTCTGCAAGGTGGTGACAAGCTCTGAGGTGACAGTGTGCTCTGAGCCACTGTGGGATCAAAAGCTCGAGTTTGACATAAATGTGGCTGACCTGCCTCGCATGAGCCGTCTGTGCTTCGCTCTCTATGCTGTCATTGAGAAAGCCAAGAAACCCAGAGGCACcaaaaagaagaataagaaaGCG GACTGTCCGATAGCCTGGGTCAACACCATGGTGTTTGACTATAAAGACCAGCTGAAGACTGGGGACTTCCTCTTGTCGACTTGGCCATCTGTTCCTG aTGACAAAGGTGACCTGTTGAACCCAATGGGAACAGTCGAGAAGAACCCCAATGTGGACAGTGCTGCTGGACTTCTCATTCGCTTCCCCAACATCCGGCCACATCCACTCTACTACCCTCCACTTGACAAG ATAAGTGACATGGAGAGGAATGGAGATGCATCTATTGCCACTAAGGAAGAG TACATGAAACTTAAAGAAATCATGGACAACAAAAACTACACCGAGTTTTTTGAGGATGAGAAGGAACTCTTGTGGAAGCTTCGTGCAGAAGTTCGCAACCGTTATCCTGAAAGTTTGTCCAAGATCCTCCTCATCACCAAGTGGAATAAGCGTGAGGATGTAGTTCAG ATGGTGAGTTTACTGAGGAACTGGCCAGACCTCCCTGCCATCCATGCCTTGGAGCTCTTAGACTACAGTTTTCCTGACCCAGTGGTCCGTTCTTTCACTATCAAATGCCTAAGGAAGCTCAG tgatgatgatcTGCTACAATACTTAATCCAACTGGTCCAAGTCTTAAAGTATGAGTCCTATCTGGACTGTGACCTCACTACTTTCCTGCTAGAGAGGGCTTTGTCCAACAGGAGGATAGGGCACTTTCTATTTTGGCATCTCAG ATCAGAGATTCATGTGGCATCTGTGAGTTTACGTTTTGGCCTGATTTTGGAGGCCTACTGCAGGGGAAACATCCACCACATCAAGCTCTTAACCAAACAG AATGAGGCTCTGGGAAAAATGAAGGCCCTGAGTGACCTTGTGAAGTCGGGCTCTCAGAAGACAACAGTGGATGACCTGAAGCTGTGTATCAGACAGGAGTCCTACCTGGAGGCCCTGTCAGACCTGCTGTCACCACTCAACCCCAGCATCATCCTTGCTGAGATCTG tgcagatAAGTGCAGGTTCATGGACTCCAAGATGAAGCCACTCTGGCTGATGTATAAGAACCCCGGGACTCAGGGAGACATGATGGGCATCATCTTTAAGAATGGAGATG ATCTTCGACAAGACATGTTGACCCTTCAGATGATCTGGCTCATGGAGAATTTATGGAAGAAAGAAGGTCTGGATCTCAG GATGATCCCATATGGCTGCTTGTCCACTGGGAACAAGACGGGGCTCATTGAAGTTGTGAAGGGCTCAGACACCATCGCTAATATTCAGCgtaacagcagcaacagtgcTGCCACCGCTGCCTTCAACAAGGACGCCCTGCTCAACTGGCTGAAATCTAAGAATCCTGA GGACAAACTTGATCAAGCAATAGAAGAGTTCACGCTGTCTTGTGCTGGCTACTGTGTAGCTACTTATGTCTTGGGCATTGGAGATCGTCACAACGACAATATCATGATCAGGGAAACTGGACAG CTCTTCCACATTGACTTTGGGCATTTTCTGGGCAACTTCAAGCGGAAACTAGGGATCAACAGGGAGCGTGTGCCTTTTATCTTGACTTATGACTTTGTCCATGTGATCCAGCAAGGACGaacaaacaacagtgagaaGTTTGAGAG GTTCAGGGAGTACTGTGAGCGGGCCTACAAGATCCTGTGTCGGAACGGGACACTGTTCGTCAACCTCTTTGCTATGATGAAGGCAGCAGGACTGCCAGAACTCACGTCCAGCAAAGACATCCAGTATCTAAAG GACTCTTTAGCTTTGGGGAAATCAGAGGAAGAGGCACTGAAGAATTTCAAAGTAAAGTTCAAC
- the pik3cd gene encoding phosphatidylinositol 4,5-bisphosphate 3-kinase catalytic subunit delta isoform isoform X1 translates to MPPGKYGMQEEWEKEGDQGIVMDFLLPTGIFLKFPVSRNDTIKSIKKMVWKNARSEALFSALGDPDAYVFTCINQTAEREELEEESRRISDVRPFMCVLRLVAREGDRVEKLTNTQISLLIGKGLHEFEAQKNHEVNEFRTKMRTFCEEKAQQRQMLPWQQWMEYSFPCNLEPCCSPPECANVKSRNTKIFINVKFEACEESFMLQQDPQDLPVALMRSALKKKATVFRSVRQEPEDYTLQVNGRWEFIYGKHPLCQFKYIFSCLRNGQKPHLTMVQHSTIRKYQEEQGRMCSQVYKSRSLSRPPPLPLKKQNTSSLWSINEPFHIHLLQGSRVNADEGMKLVVQAGLFHGSELLCKVVTSSEVTVCSEPLWDQKLEFDINVADLPRMSRLCFALYAVIEKAKKPRGTKKKNKKADCPIAWVNTMVFDYKDQLKTGDFLLSTWPSVPDDKGDLLNPMGTVEKNPNVDSAAGLLIRFPNIRPHPLYYPPLDKISDMERNGDASIATKEEYMKLKEIMDNKNYTEFFEDEKELLWKLRAEVRNRYPESLSKILLITKWNKREDVVQMVSLLRNWPDLPAIHALELLDYSFPDPVVRSFTIKCLRKLSDDDLLQYLIQLVQVLKYESYLDCDLTTFLLERALSNRRIGHFLFWHLRSEIHVASVSLRFGLILEAYCRGNIHHIKLLTKQNEALGKMKALSDLVKSGSQKTTVDDLKLCIRQESYLEALSDLLSPLNPSIILAEICADKCRFMDSKMKPLWLMYKNPGTQGDMMGIIFKNGDDLRQDMLTLQMIWLMENLWKKEGLDLRMIPYGCLSTGNKTGLIEVVKGSDTIANIQRNSSNSAATAAFNKDALLNWLKSKNPEDKLDQAIEEFTLSCAGYCVATYVLGIGDRHNDNIMIRETGQLFHIDFGHFLGNFKRKLGINRERVPFILTYDFVHVIQQGRTNNSEKFERFREYCERAYKILCRNGTLFVNLFAMMKAAGLPELTSSKDIQYLKDSLALGKSEEEALKNFKVKFNEALRESWKTKVNWMMHSLAKDNRP, encoded by the exons ATGCCCCCGGGGAAGTATGGGATGCAGGAGGAatgggagaaggagggggaCCAGGGGATCGTGATGGACTTCCTGCTGCCTACTGGGATCTTCCTCAAATTCCCTGTGTCTCGAAATGACACCATCAAAAGCATCAAAAAA ATGGTTTGGAAAAATGCCAGAAGCGAGGCCCTGTTCAGTGCACTGGGTGACCCCGACGCATACGTCTTCACCTGCATTAaccagacagcagagagggaggaactGGAAGAGGAATCGAGGCGCATAAGCGATGTGCGACCCTTCATGTGTGTTCTGAGGCTGGTGGCGAGGGAGGGCGACCGAGTGGAGAAACTCACCAACACCCAGATTAGCCTGTTAATTGGCAAAG GGCTGCATGAGTTTGAGGCCCAGAAAAACCACGAGGTGAATGAGTTTCGGACTAAGATGCGTACATTTTGCGAGGAGAAGGCTCAGCAGCGGCAgatgttgccatggcaacagtggATGGAATACAGCTTCCCATGTAACCTGGAGCCATGCTGCTCTCCGCCGGAGTGTGCGAATGTGAAGTCaagaaacacaaagattttCATCAACGTCAAGTTTGAGGCTTGTGAA GAAAGCTTCATGCTGCAGCAGGACCCTCAGGACCTCCCAGTGGCTCTGATGAGGAGCGCCCTAAAGAAGAAGGCGACCGTCTTTCGCTCAGTGCGGCAGGAGCCCGAGGACTACACCTTGCAGGTCAATGGGAGGTGGGAGTTCATCTATGGGAAACACCCCTTGTGCCAATTCAAA taCATCTTCTCTTGTTTGAGAAATGGCCAAAAGCCTCATCTAACCATGGTGCAGCACTCCACCATCCGCAAATATCAGGAGGAGCAGGGCCGAATGTGCAGCCAGGTATACAAGAGTCGCTCCTTGTCCAGACCTCCTCCACTACCACTGAAGAAG CAGAATACCTCCTCTTTGTGGTCCATCAATGAGCCTTTTCACATTCACCTGCTGCAGGGCAGCCGAGTCAATGCAGATGAAGGAATGAAG CTTGTGGTACAGGCTGGTCTGTTCCATGGCAGTGAACTGCTCTGCAAGGTGGTGACAAGCTCTGAGGTGACAGTGTGCTCTGAGCCACTGTGGGATCAAAAGCTCGAGTTTGACATAAATGTGGCTGACCTGCCTCGCATGAGCCGTCTGTGCTTCGCTCTCTATGCTGTCATTGAGAAAGCCAAGAAACCCAGAGGCACcaaaaagaagaataagaaaGCG GACTGTCCGATAGCCTGGGTCAACACCATGGTGTTTGACTATAAAGACCAGCTGAAGACTGGGGACTTCCTCTTGTCGACTTGGCCATCTGTTCCTG aTGACAAAGGTGACCTGTTGAACCCAATGGGAACAGTCGAGAAGAACCCCAATGTGGACAGTGCTGCTGGACTTCTCATTCGCTTCCCCAACATCCGGCCACATCCACTCTACTACCCTCCACTTGACAAG ATAAGTGACATGGAGAGGAATGGAGATGCATCTATTGCCACTAAGGAAGAG TACATGAAACTTAAAGAAATCATGGACAACAAAAACTACACCGAGTTTTTTGAGGATGAGAAGGAACTCTTGTGGAAGCTTCGTGCAGAAGTTCGCAACCGTTATCCTGAAAGTTTGTCCAAGATCCTCCTCATCACCAAGTGGAATAAGCGTGAGGATGTAGTTCAG ATGGTGAGTTTACTGAGGAACTGGCCAGACCTCCCTGCCATCCATGCCTTGGAGCTCTTAGACTACAGTTTTCCTGACCCAGTGGTCCGTTCTTTCACTATCAAATGCCTAAGGAAGCTCAG tgatgatgatcTGCTACAATACTTAATCCAACTGGTCCAAGTCTTAAAGTATGAGTCCTATCTGGACTGTGACCTCACTACTTTCCTGCTAGAGAGGGCTTTGTCCAACAGGAGGATAGGGCACTTTCTATTTTGGCATCTCAG ATCAGAGATTCATGTGGCATCTGTGAGTTTACGTTTTGGCCTGATTTTGGAGGCCTACTGCAGGGGAAACATCCACCACATCAAGCTCTTAACCAAACAG AATGAGGCTCTGGGAAAAATGAAGGCCCTGAGTGACCTTGTGAAGTCGGGCTCTCAGAAGACAACAGTGGATGACCTGAAGCTGTGTATCAGACAGGAGTCCTACCTGGAGGCCCTGTCAGACCTGCTGTCACCACTCAACCCCAGCATCATCCTTGCTGAGATCTG tgcagatAAGTGCAGGTTCATGGACTCCAAGATGAAGCCACTCTGGCTGATGTATAAGAACCCCGGGACTCAGGGAGACATGATGGGCATCATCTTTAAGAATGGAGATG ATCTTCGACAAGACATGTTGACCCTTCAGATGATCTGGCTCATGGAGAATTTATGGAAGAAAGAAGGTCTGGATCTCAG GATGATCCCATATGGCTGCTTGTCCACTGGGAACAAGACGGGGCTCATTGAAGTTGTGAAGGGCTCAGACACCATCGCTAATATTCAGCgtaacagcagcaacagtgcTGCCACCGCTGCCTTCAACAAGGACGCCCTGCTCAACTGGCTGAAATCTAAGAATCCTGA GGACAAACTTGATCAAGCAATAGAAGAGTTCACGCTGTCTTGTGCTGGCTACTGTGTAGCTACTTATGTCTTGGGCATTGGAGATCGTCACAACGACAATATCATGATCAGGGAAACTGGACAG CTCTTCCACATTGACTTTGGGCATTTTCTGGGCAACTTCAAGCGGAAACTAGGGATCAACAGGGAGCGTGTGCCTTTTATCTTGACTTATGACTTTGTCCATGTGATCCAGCAAGGACGaacaaacaacagtgagaaGTTTGAGAG GTTCAGGGAGTACTGTGAGCGGGCCTACAAGATCCTGTGTCGGAACGGGACACTGTTCGTCAACCTCTTTGCTATGATGAAGGCAGCAGGACTGCCAGAACTCACGTCCAGCAAAGACATCCAGTATCTAAAG GACTCTTTAGCTTTGGGGAAATCAGAGGAAGAGGCACTGAAGAATTTCAAAGTAAAGTTCAAC